From the Cryptomeria japonica chromosome 2, Sugi_1.0, whole genome shotgun sequence genome, one window contains:
- the LOC131069320 gene encoding LEAF RUST 10 DISEASE-RESISTANCE LOCUS RECEPTOR-LIKE PROTEIN KINASE-like 1.2: protein MPMAPILALFTSIQSPVHHSVSRLNLLYTFIAYTLLIPCSLCADLSYTNCESNQTCGGIKIPYPFGLRESGCGLPDLQVDCEDKGHLVIKIGNQRYTILNFFPDNQTSTITEDTSFQNCSFSYNLNEDAIQDGGLFDQIQRHNISLQVLVCDLQCVALLPGLEVPGCSFKWVTVEEASTHWNIAEEQDQKCKSCVSSGGLCGFNISDLNQFLCFCEDAPHQTTCSSVIAGNAVKKKNSKKSNLGLIIGGVSGGLALLLIGGGFLICRNPKQRRRNLSPSPTLITKEVEYSASRDIEAGVQQKIGNLTIFSYEILKYATNNFSGDKILGDGGFGSVYLGKLPDGRAVAVKRMYQDNYRRHDQFINEVQILSSLQHPNLVGLYGCTSPEGKDLLLVYEYVKNGTVADHLHGEKRGKGLNWEIRLKISVGTAHALAFLHKQTPPVLHRDVKTTNILVDEYFKAKVADFGLSRFMPLNVTHVSTAPQGTPGYLDPEYYECFQLTEKSDVYSFGVVLVELISSKLAVDINRTRKEISLANMALTKITEGALQELVDSNLGFDFDNEVRSSITAVAELAFRCLQASKDDRPDMKEVVAQLDQIDQNWVHVKNPDSHTSFGSDGGKKVLSGMGPPSPTSVQDKWPSTKTTPNNSA from the exons ATGCCCATGGCTCCAATTCTTGCCCTTTTTACTTCAATACAATCACCCGTCCATCATTCTGTGTCTCGTTTAAATCTACTCTATACCTTCATTGCGTATACCCTTTTAATCCCTTGTTCGCTATGCGCAGACCTCAGTTATACAAACTGCGAAAGCAATCAAACATGTGGCGGTATAAAAATCCCATATCCTTTTGGTTTAAGGGAAAGTGGATGTGGTCTGCCAGACTTACAAGTCGACTGTGAAGATAAGGGACATTTGGTAATCAAAATTGGAAACCAGAGGTACACAATCTTAAACTTTTTTCCAGATAATCAGACGTCAACAATTACTGAGGACACGAGTTTCCAAAATTGTTCATTTTCATATAATCTCAACGAAGATGCAATCCAAGACGGGGGTCTCTTCGATCAAATCCAACGACATAACATCAGTCTACAAGTTCTTGTGTGCGATTTGCAATGTGTAGCTCTACTACCTGGCCTTGAGGTTCCAGGATGTTCTTTTAAATGGGTAACTGTTGAAGAGGCATCAACCCATTGGAATATTGCCGAGGAACAAGACCAGAAATGTAAGAGTTGCGTTTCAAGCGGTGGTCTGTGTGGGTTTAATATTTCCGATTTAAACCAGTTCCTTTGCTTTTGCGAGGATGCACCCCATCAAACCACATGTTCATCAG TCATTGCAGGCAATGCAGTCAAGAAGAAGAACTCAAAGAAGTCAAACTTAGGTCTTATAATAG GTGGTGTCAGTGGAGGCTTGGCTTTGTTGTTGATAGGAGGAGGGTTCCTAATATGTAGAAACCCAAAACAGAGGAGGAGAAACCTTTCTCCGAGCCCAACTCTTATTACAAAAGAGGTTGAATATAGCGCAAGCAGAGATATAGAAGCAGGGGTACAGCAGAAAATAGGGAATTTGACCATTTTCTCCTATGAAATCCTAAAATATGCAACAAACAACTTCTCCGGGGACAAAATTCTTGGGGATGGTGGGTTTGGATCTGTGTATCTGGGAAAACTTCCTGATGGGCGAGCAGTAGCTGTAAAAAGAATGTATCAGGACAACTACAGAAGGCACGACCAGTTTATCAACGAAGTGCAGATTCTATCGTCTCTGCAACATCCAAATCTGGTAGGTCTCTATGGCTGCACTTCTCCAGAGGGAAAAGATCTGCTTCTTGTTTATGAATATGTGAAAAACGGTACTGTGGCAGATCATCTCCACggagaaaagagagggaaaggctTAAATTGGGAAATACGTTTAAAAATCAGTGTAGGAACAGCTCATGCTTTGGCATTTCTTCACAAACAAACCCCCCCTGTACTGCACAGAGATGTGAAGACCACAAATATTCTTGTAGATGAGTATTTCAAGGCAAAAGTTGCAGATTTTGGACTTTCCAGGTTTATGCCTCTGAATGTAACCCATGTCTCAACTGCTCCGCAGGGCACTCCGGGGTACCTTGATCCAGAATACTATGAATGCTTTCAGCTCACAGAAAAATCCGATGTCTACAGCTTTGGTGTGGTTTTAGTGGAATTGATCTCCTCCAAGTTGGCTGTAGATATAAACAGGACTAGAAAGGAAATTTCCCTGGCTAATATGGCTTTAACAAAGATCACAGAAGGAGCTTTGCAAGAGCTTGTAGATTCTAATTTAGGCTTTGATTTTGACAATGAGGTAAGATCATCTATCACAGCAGTTGCAGAGTTAGCCTTCAGATGCCTCCAGGCCTCCAAGGATGATAGACCAGATATGAAAGAAGTTGTTGCCCAGCTTGACCAAATAGACCAAAATTGGGTGCATGTGAAAAATCCTGATTCTCACACCTCTTTCGGTAGTGATGGAGGAAAGAAAGTTCTTAGTGGTATGGGCCCTCCCTCTCCCACTTCTGTTCAGGACAAGTGGCCAAGCACAAAAACCACACCCAACAACAGCGCGTAG